The Armatimonadota bacterium DNA segment CGCCCTTGCCACGCCGCGCATCGGTACGCTCTTCCAGACCCTCCACCGAGATAGCAGGAACGATGTTGCCCGCCTGCGCCATCTGTTCGGCAACGCGCTGGTCAATGAGCGTACCGTTGGTGTACATCATGAAGAAGCAATCTTCATGCTCGGCAAACAGGTCCAGGATGCCCTTACCCTGCGAGCGGTACGCCAGCGGTTCGCCGCCCGAGATGGTGAAGAAGCGCATGCCCCACAGCGTCTTCGCCTCATGGACAATCCGGTGCACAATGTCCCACTCTAGCTTGTCTACGGTTCCCTGACTGGAGTTGGCGTAACAGCCGATGCAGTGCAGGTTGCACACCTTCGTGGGGCTGAGCACCATGGTGATCGGGGGGGCATGTCCTTCATGCCGCTGCTTGAAGCTGCGCTCGGCAGACTCAATCTCTTCGCTCTGGCGCAGGATGGTGTTCACCACCAGCGCACGCAATAGCCGTCGGACGACCGTACGGGAGACCTGCTTGCGCTCCATCGCCCGGTCAATGGAGCGAATCAGCGCACGCATCAGGTCCATCTTATCGCGGGTGACTTGCGGAGGGCGGTTCGGGCTGGCACTCTCTTGAACATGCGCTAGCACACGCTTCTCCAGTTGCCGCATCACCGCACGACGCAACGTGTCATTCCACAACGCTTGCTCGGCAAGGGACAGCAGGGACTCCAGACTCCCTTCCACCATGTGCTGAACCACAGTGCTTCGTGTGCCCATGGCGAACCTCCTTCACCTTCGTGTTGTCCAGGAGCCCACAGTTTGCCAGTTACACCCCAGTATTATGAGATAGCACACAATGAGTTGCTTGTCAAGGGGGTGTCTTAAAACTGCACCTTCGGCACCTCTCTTTCCTGCGGCGCCGCCTCAAAGAGGGGCATCTCTTCTGCCCACACGCTCTGCGCCACCAGCACGGCGGGGAAGGTCTTCTGGTACACGTTGTAGTTGGTCGCTGCCTCGTTATACAGCTCGCGACGGTCGGCGATCTGCTCTTCCAGGTCCGCCAGGGTGCGCTGCAGGTGCAGGAAGTTCTCGTTCGCCTTGAGCTCGGGGTACTGCTCGCCCCACACGATGATGTCGCCCAGCAGGCGCGTGGCCTCTTGCTCCGCCTGAATGCGCTGTTTGCGGTCCTGTGCACCCAGCGCGACCGCACGCAGTTCGGCGATACGCTCCAGCACCTGCTTCTCATGCTGTGCGTAGCCCTTCACCGTCTCCACCAGGTTCGGGATGAGGTCCCATCGCTGTTTGAGCACCACATCCACGTTCGCCCACGCGCGCTGTGCCTGCCCGCGCAGGTTCACCAGGTTGTTG contains these protein-coding regions:
- the lemA gene encoding membrane protein translates to MVTVSTLAIVLFILGGVLVIWVIAAYNNLVNLRGQAQRAWANVDVVLKQRWDLIPNLVETVKGYAQHEKQVLERIAELRAVALGAQDRKQRIQAEQEATRLLGDIIVWGEQYPELKANENFLHLQRTLADLEEQIADRRELYNEAATNYNVYQKTFPAVLVAQSVWAEEMPLFEAAPQEREVPKVQF